Proteins encoded within one genomic window of Diceros bicornis minor isolate mBicDic1 chromosome X, mDicBic1.mat.cur, whole genome shotgun sequence:
- the UPF3B gene encoding regulator of nonsense transcripts 3B isoform X2, which yields MKEEKEHRPKEKRVTLLTPPGATSSGGGASADSTKGEDKQDRNKEKKEALSKVVIRRLPPTLTKEQLQEHLQPMPEHDYFEFFSNDTSLYPHMYARAYINFKNQEDIILFRDRFDGYVFLDNKGQEYPAIVEFAPFQKAAKKKTKKRDTKVGTIDDDPEYRKFLESYAADNEKMTSTPETLLEEIEAKNRELIAKKTTPLLSFLKNKQRMREEKREERRRREIERKRQREEERRKWKEEEKRKRKDIEKLKKIDRVPERDKLKDEPKIKLLKKPEKGDEKELDKREKAKKLDKENLNDERASGQSCTLPKRSDGELKDEKPKRPEDESGRDYREREREYDRDQERILRERERLKRQEEERRRQKERYEKEKAFKRKEEDVKKEKEALRDKGKKPENTESVGSSEKTEKKEEVVKRDRIRNKDRPAMQLYQPGARSRNRLCPPDDSTKSGDSAVEKKQESGISHRKEGGEE from the exons atgaaggaggagaaggagcacaggcctaAGGAGAAGCGAGTAACCCTCTTGACTCCCCCGGGGGCTACAAGCAGCGGCGGTGGGGCTTCGGCGGACAGCACCAAAGGGGAAGATAAGCAGGATCGgaacaaggagaagaaagaggcgCTGAGCAAG GTGGTCATTCGGAGATTACCTCCCACTTTGACCAAGGAGCAGCTTCAGGAACATCTTCAGCCTATGCCCGAGCATgattattttgagtttttttctaATGATActag TCTGTATCCTCATATGTATGCCAGGGCATACATCAACTTTAAAAACCAAGAGGACATTATTTTGTTCAGGGATCGCTTTGATGGTTATGTATTCCTTGACAATAAAG GTCAGGAATATCCTGCTATAGTAGAATTTGCACCTTTTCAAAAAGCTGCAAAAAAGAAGACTAAGAAAAGAGATACCAAAGTTGGGACTATCGATGATG ATCCAGAATATAGAAAATTTTTGGAAAGTTATGCTGCAGATAATGAGAAAATGACATCTACTCCAGAAACACTGCTAGAGGAAATAGAAGCAAAAAATAGAGAATTAATAG CTAAAAAGACAACCCCACTTTTGAGCTTCCTGAAAAACAAGCAG agaatgagagaagaaaaaagagaagaaagaaggaggcgagaaatagaaagaaaaagacaaagagaagaagagaggaggaaatggaaagaagaagagaaacgAAAAAGGAAAGATATAGAAAAGCTAAAGAAGATAGACAGAGTTCCAGAAAGGGACAAATTAAAGGATGAACCAAAGATTAAG CTGCTCAAGAAGCCAGAAAAAGGAGATGAAAAAGAattggacaaaagagaaaaagccaAGAAATTGGACAAAGAGAATCTGAATGATGAAAGAGCCAGTGGGCAAAGTTGTACACTGCCCAAGCGGTCTGATGGTGAACTTAAGGATGAAAAGCCTAAGAG ACCTGAAGATGAGAGTGGCAGAGACTACAGGGAGAGGGAACGGGAATACGACCGCGATCAAGAGCGCATACTTCGGGAAAGAGAGAGACTCAAGCGGCAAGAAGAAGAGCGCCGTAGGCAGAAGGAGCGCTATGAGAAAGAGAAGGCTtttaaaagaaaggaggaagatgtgaaaaaagagaaagaagcactTCGAGATAAAGGGAAGAAGCCTGAAAATACAGAATCAGTAGGCAGCTcagaaaaaactgaaaagaaagaggaagtggtTAAGAGAGATCGCATAAGAAACAAG GATCGCCCAGCAATGCAGCTTTACCAACCAGGAGCTCGAAGCCGAAATCGACTCTGTCCCCCTGATGACAGCACCAAGTCTGGAGATTCAGCAGTAGAAAAAAAGCAGGAAAGTGGTATTAGCCatagaaaagaaggaggagaggagtga
- the UPF3B gene encoding regulator of nonsense transcripts 3B isoform X1, translating into MKEEKEHRPKEKRVTLLTPPGATSSGGGASADSTKGEDKQDRNKEKKEALSKVVIRRLPPTLTKEQLQEHLQPMPEHDYFEFFSNDTSLYPHMYARAYINFKNQEDIILFRDRFDGYVFLDNKGQEYPAIVEFAPFQKAAKKKTKKRDTKVGTIDDDPEYRKFLESYAADNEKMTSTPETLLEEIEAKNRELIAKKTTPLLSFLKNKQRMREEKREERRRREIERKRQREEERRKWKEEEKRKRKDIEKLKKIDRVPERDKLKDEPKIKVHRFLLQAVNQKNLLKKPEKGDEKELDKREKAKKLDKENLNDERASGQSCTLPKRSDGELKDEKPKRPEDESGRDYREREREYDRDQERILRERERLKRQEEERRRQKERYEKEKAFKRKEEDVKKEKEALRDKGKKPENTESVGSSEKTEKKEEVVKRDRIRNKDRPAMQLYQPGARSRNRLCPPDDSTKSGDSAVEKKQESGISHRKEGGEE; encoded by the exons atgaaggaggagaaggagcacaggcctaAGGAGAAGCGAGTAACCCTCTTGACTCCCCCGGGGGCTACAAGCAGCGGCGGTGGGGCTTCGGCGGACAGCACCAAAGGGGAAGATAAGCAGGATCGgaacaaggagaagaaagaggcgCTGAGCAAG GTGGTCATTCGGAGATTACCTCCCACTTTGACCAAGGAGCAGCTTCAGGAACATCTTCAGCCTATGCCCGAGCATgattattttgagtttttttctaATGATActag TCTGTATCCTCATATGTATGCCAGGGCATACATCAACTTTAAAAACCAAGAGGACATTATTTTGTTCAGGGATCGCTTTGATGGTTATGTATTCCTTGACAATAAAG GTCAGGAATATCCTGCTATAGTAGAATTTGCACCTTTTCAAAAAGCTGCAAAAAAGAAGACTAAGAAAAGAGATACCAAAGTTGGGACTATCGATGATG ATCCAGAATATAGAAAATTTTTGGAAAGTTATGCTGCAGATAATGAGAAAATGACATCTACTCCAGAAACACTGCTAGAGGAAATAGAAGCAAAAAATAGAGAATTAATAG CTAAAAAGACAACCCCACTTTTGAGCTTCCTGAAAAACAAGCAG agaatgagagaagaaaaaagagaagaaagaaggaggcgagaaatagaaagaaaaagacaaagagaagaagagaggaggaaatggaaagaagaagagaaacgAAAAAGGAAAGATATAGAAAAGCTAAAGAAGATAGACAGAGTTCCAGAAAGGGACAAATTAAAGGATGAACCAAAGATTAAG GTACACAGGTTTCTGTTACAAGCTGTGAATCAGAAAAAT CTGCTCAAGAAGCCAGAAAAAGGAGATGAAAAAGAattggacaaaagagaaaaagccaAGAAATTGGACAAAGAGAATCTGAATGATGAAAGAGCCAGTGGGCAAAGTTGTACACTGCCCAAGCGGTCTGATGGTGAACTTAAGGATGAAAAGCCTAAGAG ACCTGAAGATGAGAGTGGCAGAGACTACAGGGAGAGGGAACGGGAATACGACCGCGATCAAGAGCGCATACTTCGGGAAAGAGAGAGACTCAAGCGGCAAGAAGAAGAGCGCCGTAGGCAGAAGGAGCGCTATGAGAAAGAGAAGGCTtttaaaagaaaggaggaagatgtgaaaaaagagaaagaagcactTCGAGATAAAGGGAAGAAGCCTGAAAATACAGAATCAGTAGGCAGCTcagaaaaaactgaaaagaaagaggaagtggtTAAGAGAGATCGCATAAGAAACAAG GATCGCCCAGCAATGCAGCTTTACCAACCAGGAGCTCGAAGCCGAAATCGACTCTGTCCCCCTGATGACAGCACCAAGTCTGGAGATTCAGCAGTAGAAAAAAAGCAGGAAAGTGGTATTAGCCatagaaaagaaggaggagaggagtga